The Synechococcus sp. MU1643 genome contains a region encoding:
- a CDS encoding class I SAM-dependent methyltransferase produces MASTPLSKLAYQTLQQGKSIAGLAHKELSTKLMELLAPDAVPKTEPVSAEVLGELRLDMSKLQEQDWQDAEQGVYPEQLLFDAPWLDWVSRYPQVWMDLPSTWDRRRERNVRDLPKETDKELYPEYYLQNFHHQTDGYLSDHSAGLYDLQVEILFNGTADAMRRRVLAPLKRGLKHFADRAPGSLKILDVATGTGRTLQQIRAAAPHAQLIGTDLSESYLRQANRWLNDGDASLVQLIRANGESLPLADGSVQAVTSVFLLHELPAEARQNVLNEAWRVLEPGGVFVLADSVQMADSPKFAAVMENFRRVFHEPYYRDYIGDDIDARLSAAGFEGITAETHFMTRVWSARKPIAEAS; encoded by the coding sequence ATGGCATCAACGCCCCTGAGCAAACTTGCGTACCAAACGCTTCAGCAAGGCAAAAGCATCGCGGGCCTGGCCCACAAAGAGCTGAGTACCAAGCTGATGGAGCTTCTGGCTCCAGATGCCGTTCCGAAAACGGAACCCGTGTCCGCCGAAGTTCTTGGAGAGCTCCGCTTGGACATGAGCAAGCTCCAGGAACAGGACTGGCAAGATGCCGAACAGGGGGTCTACCCCGAACAGTTGTTGTTCGATGCTCCCTGGCTCGACTGGGTTAGCCGCTACCCGCAGGTTTGGATGGATCTTCCCTCCACCTGGGATCGACGTCGAGAGCGCAACGTGCGCGATCTGCCTAAGGAGACCGACAAAGAGCTTTACCCCGAGTACTACCTCCAGAATTTTCACCATCAAACCGACGGTTACCTGAGTGACCACTCGGCAGGTCTCTATGACCTGCAAGTGGAAATTCTCTTCAATGGCACCGCCGATGCCATGCGAAGGCGGGTCTTGGCTCCGCTGAAACGAGGCTTGAAGCACTTCGCAGACCGTGCTCCCGGCTCTTTGAAGATTCTCGATGTAGCCACCGGCACGGGCCGGACATTGCAGCAAATCAGAGCTGCCGCGCCCCACGCGCAGCTCATCGGAACCGATCTTTCCGAGTCTTACCTGCGTCAAGCCAACCGCTGGCTGAATGACGGCGATGCATCGCTGGTTCAGCTGATCCGTGCCAACGGAGAATCCCTGCCATTGGCGGATGGATCGGTTCAAGCCGTTACCAGTGTGTTTCTGCTGCACGAACTGCCGGCAGAAGCCCGCCAGAACGTCCTGAACGAGGCCTGGCGTGTGCTCGAGCCTGGTGGTGTGTTTGTCCTGGCCGACTCTGTTCAGATGGCTGACTCACCCAAGTTCGCCGCAGTGATGGAAAACTTCCGGCGTGTCTTCCATGAGCCGTACTACCGCGACTACATCGGCGATGACATCGACGCCCGCCTCTCAGCTGCAGGGTTCGAAGGCATCACCGCGGAAACTCACTTCATGACGCGGGTCTGGTCCGCACGCAAACCCATCGCAGAGGCCAGCTGA
- a CDS encoding copper-binding protein produces the protein MTNPFWLRWLQGWTFQVVLMEGHVQVEAHGFGICLRTAVVPGESPQAAADRLVLSEDRRRRALHNAWLRGQDVAQPTEMSATEEIAPSSNSLVVVG, from the coding sequence ATGACCAATCCCTTCTGGCTGCGTTGGCTTCAGGGCTGGACCTTTCAGGTGGTGCTGATGGAAGGCCATGTGCAGGTGGAAGCCCACGGTTTCGGGATCTGCCTGCGCACGGCAGTGGTGCCGGGGGAAAGTCCTCAAGCAGCGGCCGATCGTTTGGTGTTATCTGAAGATCGACGCAGGCGGGCTCTGCACAATGCCTGGCTTCGCGGTCAGGATGTGGCACAGCCCACTGAGATGTCAGCCACTGAAGAGATTGCCCCTTCCTCCAATTCGCTGGTGGTGGTTGGCTAG
- a CDS encoding DUF6439 family protein — MTSPDTPWPDSATAKAEELHQLLRIGDRDWHQLKSNRQRRGAELLAAAMVQLLRQGNSADVENLTQQALGWFKGELKDPGCPRH; from the coding sequence ATGACTTCACCCGACACCCCATGGCCTGATTCCGCCACAGCCAAGGCGGAAGAGCTGCATCAGTTGCTCCGCATCGGAGATCGCGACTGGCATCAGCTCAAGAGCAACAGACAGCGCCGTGGAGCTGAATTATTGGCGGCAGCGATGGTGCAACTGCTCCGTCAAGGAAACAGCGCCGACGTGGAGAACCTGACCCAACAGGCGCTCGGGTGGTTCAAAGGAGAGTTGAAGGATCCGGGCTGCCCGCGTCACTGA